The following proteins are co-located in the Apium graveolens cultivar Ventura chromosome 5, ASM990537v1, whole genome shotgun sequence genome:
- the LOC141724376 gene encoding uncharacterized protein LOC141724376 isoform X2, which translates to MGTKAKKLIERTTLHELEPLAMQSLHELVSLVHDCVNITDQSQSTEPSTSNVFAIGEKDASKFNIKDAYLLESINRIFYIECLFSHSFADLQKPQVELDGKACAAVGQNGLMALYDTLYSQVHNSLDLFAYRFCLFGLQIQE; encoded by the exons ATGGGTACGAAAGCAAAGAAACTTATAGAAAGGACCACATTGCATGAACTGGAGCCACTTGCTATGCAGTCCCTCCATGAACTTGTGTCTTTAGTCCATGACTGTGTCAATATTACGGATCAGAGTCAATCAACAGAACCTTCTACATCGAATGTCTTTGCTATTGGAGAAAAAGATGCAAgtaaatttaatataaaagatGCCTATCTTTTAGAGTCAATCAACAGAATCTTCTACATCGAATGTCTTTTCTCTCACAGTTTTGCTGATCTCCAAAAGCCTCAAGTTGAACTTGATGGAAAAGCATGTGCAGCTGTTGGACAGAATGGCCTCATGGCACTCTATGACACATTATACAGCCAG GTACATAACTCATTAGATTTATTTGCATACAGGTTTTGCTTATTCGGCTTGCAG ATTCAGGAATAA
- the LOC141724376 gene encoding delta-1-pyrroline-5-carboxylate synthase-like isoform X1 → MGTKAKKLIERTTLHELEPLAMQSLHELVSLVHDCVNITDQSQSTEPSTSNVFAIGEKDASKFNIKDAYLLESINRIFYIECLFSHSFADLQKPQVELDGKACAAVGQNGLMALYDTLYSQLDVTSSQLLVTDNNFKNADFRVQLGQIVNSLLALRSIPIFNENDAISTRKAPYITH, encoded by the exons ATGGGTACGAAAGCAAAGAAACTTATAGAAAGGACCACATTGCATGAACTGGAGCCACTTGCTATGCAGTCCCTCCATGAACTTGTGTCTTTAGTCCATGACTGTGTCAATATTACGGATCAGAGTCAATCAACAGAACCTTCTACATCGAATGTCTTTGCTATTGGAGAAAAAGATGCAAgtaaatttaatataaaagatGCCTATCTTTTAGAGTCAATCAACAGAATCTTCTACATCGAATGTCTTTTCTCTCACAGTTTTGCTGATCTCCAAAAGCCTCAAGTTGAACTTGATGGAAAAGCATGTGCAGCTGTTGGACAGAATGGCCTCATGGCACTCTATGACACATTATACAGCCAG TTGGATGTGACATCATCTCAACTCTTGGTCACTGATAATAATTTCAAGAATGCAGACTTTAGAGTACAACTTGGTCAGATAGTGAACTCTTTATTAGCTTTGAGGAGCATTCCCATTTTTAATGAAAATGATGCAATCAGTACTAGAAAAGCTCC GTACATAACTCATTAG
- the LOC141724376 gene encoding lysine-specific demethylase JMJ31-like isoform X3 — protein sequence MGTKAKKLIERTTLHELEPLAMQSLHELVSLVHDCVNITDQSQSTEPSTSNVFAIGEKDAILLISKSLKLNLMEKHVQLLDRMASWHSMTHYTARFCLFGLQIQE from the exons ATGGGTACGAAAGCAAAGAAACTTATAGAAAGGACCACATTGCATGAACTGGAGCCACTTGCTATGCAGTCCCTCCATGAACTTGTGTCTTTAGTCCATGACTGTGTCAATATTACGGATCAGAGTCAATCAACAGAACCTTCTACATCGAATGTCTTTGCTATTGGAGAAAAAGATGCAA TTTTGCTGATCTCCAAAAGCCTCAAGTTGAACTTGATGGAAAAGCATGTGCAGCTGTTGGACAGAATGGCCTCATGGCACTCTATGACACATTATACAGCCAG GTTTTGCTTATTCGGCTTGCAG ATTCAGGAATAA